A genomic window from Candidatus Methylarchaceae archaeon HK02M2 includes:
- the cbiT gene encoding precorrin-6Y C5,15-methyltransferase (decarboxylating) subunit CbiT has product MWIHKVPGIPDDLFIKSDRIPGPTKEEIRVLTISKTRLHKGSYVIDIGCGIGSLTVEAALQVAPMGKVFSIDKEEESIRLTKENAKRFGVEDIVTCVHGKAPEAMYDLPIVDSIIIGGGLSQDVIKTSAKKLKVNGCIVINSILLETSYTAIVELKKLNFKELEVIQAFIAKGREVGRKTMMIARNPITIISAKKS; this is encoded by the coding sequence ATGTGGATTCATAAGGTTCCCGGAATTCCAGATGACTTATTCATTAAAAGTGATAGAATCCCTGGACCTACAAAAGAAGAGATCAGGGTACTGACTATCTCTAAAACCCGCCTTCACAAAGGAAGTTATGTCATCGATATAGGTTGTGGTATAGGTAGTCTGACCGTTGAAGCAGCACTGCAAGTAGCTCCGATGGGCAAGGTTTTCTCTATAGATAAAGAAGAAGAATCTATCAGATTGACCAAAGAGAACGCAAAAAGGTTTGGAGTAGAAGACATCGTTACATGTGTACATGGCAAGGCTCCAGAGGCTATGTATGATCTACCAATAGTCGACTCCATTATCATTGGAGGTGGATTGTCGCAAGATGTGATAAAAACTTCTGCTAAAAAACTGAAAGTGAATGGATGTATAGTTATAAATTCTATCCTCTTGGAGACAAGTTATACAGCAATAGTCGAGCTTAAGAAGCTAAACTTCAAGGAGTTAGAAGTTATCCAAGCCTTTATTGCCAAAGGACGAGAAGTAGGCAGAAAAACTATGATGATTGCGAGAAATCCAATTACGATAATATCGGCCAAGAAGAGTTGA